In the Cytobacillus pseudoceanisediminis genome, one interval contains:
- the qoxC gene encoding cytochrome aa3 quinol oxidase subunit III — translation MKIDHSLPLEYGTEQNRLNILGFWIFLGAEIALFGTLFASYFTLVDRTGSGPSGAEIFEITPVLIETILLLTSSFTIGLGIHAMRLGKAKAMITFFAITLLLGLGFLGVEIYDFIVYVHEGATLQTSGFTAILFLTLGTHGAHVTFGLFWGAFIILQVIKRGLTPETANKAFIFSLYWHFLDVVWIFIFSFVFLKGMI, via the coding sequence ATGAAAATAGATCACTCGCTCCCTTTAGAATATGGAACAGAACAAAATCGCCTTAACATATTAGGATTTTGGATTTTTCTTGGAGCTGAAATTGCTCTCTTTGGGACGCTTTTTGCTTCTTATTTTACTTTGGTGGATCGGACAGGCAGCGGTCCATCTGGAGCTGAGATTTTCGAGATTACACCGGTACTGATTGAAACAATATTACTTTTGACAAGCAGTTTCACAATTGGGCTCGGGATCCATGCCATGCGGTTAGGCAAGGCAAAAGCCATGATTACTTTCTTTGCAATTACTCTACTACTTGGACTTGGTTTCTTAGGAGTAGAAATATATGATTTTATTGTCTATGTTCACGAAGGAGCAACACTGCAAACTAGCGGTTTTACAGCTATCTTGTTTCTAACTTTAGGAACACATGGAGCACACGTTACCTTTGGCTTATTCTGGGGGGCGTTTATTATCCTTCAAGTTATAAAGCGGGGCTTGACACCTGAAACAGCGAATAAAGCATTTATCTTCTCGCTTTACTGGCACTTTCTGGACGTGGTGTGGATTTTCATCTTTAGCTTCGTCTTCCTGAAAGGAATGATATAG
- the qoxD gene encoding cytochrome aa3 quinol oxidase subunit IV — translation MKELFPPKQVLGFVFSIVLTVIALSVYFLDMSFELAMTILLITAFIQAAVQLVVFMHAGESKDKRSIYTTLYYGFFIALVTVFGTLLSLIWGYY, via the coding sequence ATGAAAGAATTATTTCCTCCAAAACAAGTATTAGGGTTTGTATTCTCTATTGTCCTAACGGTAATTGCTCTTTCAGTTTACTTTTTGGATATGTCATTTGAGTTAGCTATGACCATTCTTCTTATAACAGCTTTTATTCAAGCAGCTGTTCAATTGGTTGTTTTTATGCACGCTGGTGAATCGAAAGATAAGAGGTCAATCTACACTACGCTGTATTATGGTTTTTTCATAGCCTTAGTGACAGTTTTCGGTACATTACTGTCATTAATTTGGGGTTATTATTAA